The region CTGCTGGCCGCCGGGGTGGACACCCTGGTGATCGACACCGCGCACGGCCACCAGGAGAAGATGCTGTCCGCGATCGCCAAGGTGCGGTCGCTGTCGCCGTCGGTGCCGATCGTGGCGGGCAACATCGTCACCGCGCAGGGCACCCGCGACCTCATCGAGGCCGGGGCCGACATCGTCAAGGTCGGTGTGGGCCCGGGCGCGATGTGCACCACCCGCATGATGACCGCGGTGGGGCGCCCCCAGTTCTCCGCGGTGCTGGAGTGCGCGGCGGCCGCGCGCGAGCTGGGCGGGCACGTGTGGGCGGACGGCGGTGTGCGCCACCCGCGCGACGTGGCCCTGGCGCTGGCCGCCGGTGCGTCCAACGTGATGATCGGCTCCTGGTTCGCGGGCACCTACGAGTCGCCGGGCGACGTCATGCGCGACGCCGAGGGCCGCCAGTACAAGGAGAGCTTCGGCATGGCGTCGGCGCGCGCGGTCCGGCTGCGCACCGCCGACGACTCGCCGTTCGAGCGGGCCCGCAAGGCGCTGTTCGAGGAGGGCATCTCCACCGGCCGCATGTACCTGGACCCCGAGCGCCCGGGTGTGGAGGACCTGATCGACCAGATCATCGCGGGTGTGCGCAGCTCCATGACCTACGCGGGCGCGAGCTCGCTGGAGGAGTTCCACGAGCACGCCGTGGTCGGCGTGCAGAGCTCGGCGGGCTACGCCGAGGGGCGCCCGGTGCCCACCAGCTGGTGACCCGCCGCCGCGGGTGAACCGACGGACCCCGGGGAGGCGCCGCGGCGCCTCCCCCTTCGCGTCCCGGGGCCGGCCCTACTCCTCCGACGCGGTGCGGGCGGCCAGGACCTCCTTGCGGTGCTCGCCGCACAGCCGGTCGGCGTGGCGGACCGGCTCGGGCACCCGGTACTTGGGCGACAGGCGCAGCACCAGGTCGGCGGCGCCGTCCAGGTCCACCCGGTGGCCGACGGAGACGTAGACGGGCTTGACCCCGGCGCGGGTGCGCAGGACCCGGCCGATCACCTCGGCTCCGCCGGCGGCCAGGGCGGCGGAGTCGGGGACGACCTCCGAGCGCCCGGCGACCATGGGCGTCCACGACCCACGCTCCCGCCCCGGCTCCGAGTGCCTGCCGTAGAGCACCGACTTGGCCGAGCCGACGACCGGCAGGTCGAGCAGGACCCCCAGGTGGGAGGCGACCCCGAAGCGGCGCGGGTGGGCCAGGCCGAACCCGTCGCACAGGTACACGTCGGGTGTGGTCTCCAGCCGCCCGAGGGCCTCCAGCACGGGCGGCAGCTCCCGGAAGGAGAAGAGCCCGGAGATGTAGGGGAAGGACACCTCGGAGGCGATGGCGACCGACTCCACGACCTCCAGGGTGGCGGCGTCCAGGACCACGGCGGCCGCCGAGAGCGCCGAGTCGTCCTTGGCGTAGCTGACGTCGAGCCCGGCGACCGTGCGGACCGCCGACGCGTCCAGCGGTTCCGCGCGCACCCGGCCGGCCATGCGGCGCTGGAGCGCCACGGCCTCCTTGGGATCGCTCGGCCAGTTCTCCGGGTCGTCCAGGATCCGGCCGACCCGTTCGGCGATGTCCGACACCCGACGCCTCCCCTCGCTTCGACGCGGCCCGCCGGAGGCGGGCCCCTCCCCCATACAACCGCACCCGGGCCGGGATCCGGCACAGGGCGGGCCGTCCGTCAAATCCTCATGTGTTCCCGCCGCCGCAGCGTGCGTCGCGTTGTGCGCGGAGTCACGGCGTCGGATGCTCGGAGCGGCGGGCCGGGGCGGTACGGTGAACCCGCTGGTTTTGCACTGACCAGTCAGTTCAAAAAGGAGGCGGAGAATGCGTCTGGCCACCGGGGCCCGGGTCGTGGCGGAGGACGTCGCGCTGGTCACCCGCGAGGGTCCCGTGTACACGGGTGTGGACTTCACCGCGCGGCCGGGGACCCTCACCGTGTTCCAGGCCGACTCCGGCGGCGGGCGCAGCGCCCTGCTGCTGACCCTCACCGGCCGTATGCGGCCCACCTCGGGGACCGTGTACGTGGACGGCCACGAGCTGCCCCGGCGGGCGCGCCGGGTGCGCCGGATCAGTGCGCTGGGTCTGATGACCGAGGTCAACTCCCTGGACGAGCGGCTGCGGGTGGGCGAGCACCTGTCCGAGGCGGCGCTGCTGCGGTTCCGTCCCGCCGCGCGGGGGCTGGCCGACTTCGCCCTGGAGGCCGCCGACCTGGAGGACCTGGACCGGCGCACCCTGGTCAAGGAGCTGGACGCGCTCCAGCGCCGCCGCCTGGGCGTGGCGTTGGCCCTGATGGCCGAGCCCCGGCTGCTGGCCGTGGACGACGTGGACGGCGGGCTGTCCGACGAGCACCAGGCGCTGATGTGGCGCAGCCTCAAGCGGCTGACCGACGCCGGGCTGACCGTGATCGCCACCTGCGCCGACGCCGACGCCCTGGCCGAGGTCGCCGACACCGACACCCAGGGGCCGCTGCCCATCGACCAGGGCGACCCCCCGGACGGGGACGCCGGGGACTCCGAGGACTCCGGGGAGGGCGGGGAGATGCGCCTGTCCGAGCTGTTCGCCGACCGCGGGACCGCCGCCGGCGCCGAGGGAGAGGACGGGGACGACCGCCGTGACCGATGAGACCACCCGCCCCCGGTACCGCCCCTTCGCGGTCCCCCGCCTGGGACTGCTCACCGTGCGGTCCTTCCTCCGCTCCCCGCTGCCCACCGCTGCGCTGGCCGCCCTGCTGCTCATCCCCCTGCTCTACTCCGGCATGTACCTGTGGTCCTTCTGGGACCCCTTCGGCCGGATGGAGCACCTGCCCGTCGCCCTCGTCGACGAGGATCGCCCCGTCGTGGTGGACGGCGAGGAGGTGAACGCGGGCGAGGAGCTGGCCGACACCCTCGTCGAGCGCGGCGACCTCGACTGGCACCTCGTGGACGCCCAGGAGGCCGCCCGCGGGGTCACCGAGGGCGACTACTACGTGTCCCTGACCATCCCCGAGACCTTCAGCGCCGACCTGACCTCGCCCTCCCGCGACCGCGAGCGACCGGTGCAGGCGATGCTGATCGCCCACTACAACGACGCCAACAGCTTCGTCGTGCGCCAGCTGGCGGGCTCGGCCTTCAAGGAGGTCCGCGACGCCGCCGAGCAGACCGCGATCAAGGGCTACCTCGACCAGATCTTCCTGGGCTTCAACGAGATCCACGGCAAGACCGAGGAGGCCGCCGAGGGCGCCGGGATGCTGTCGGAGGGCGCGGGCGACGCCTACGAGGGGTCCGGCGAGCTGTCGACCAACCTGGGCACCGCCCACGAGGGCATGGGCGAACTGGACACCGGGCTGGGCGAGCTGTACGCGGGCTCGCGGAGCCTGGCCACCGGCGCCTCGACCGCCTCGACCGAGGTGTCCGCGCAGGTCGAGAAGATCGACGAGCTCGCCGACGAGTGGCTGCCCCGGTTGGAGGAGGACGCCCCCGACATCCAGGAGCGGGCCGAGCTGGTCGCCGACCTCTCCGGCGGCCTGGCCGACCTCCTGCACGAGCTCCCCGAGGAGATCGACACCGCGGGGCTGGAGGAGCTGGACGGGCGGCTGGACGCCTACCTGCGGGAGCACCCGGAGCTGGAGACCGAGCAGCCCGACCTCTACCTGCTGCTGTGCGACCTCCAGGAGGGGATGGGCATCGCGCTGTCCACGGCGACGTTCGTCGAGGACAACCGCGAGGACATCGTCTCCGCCGCCGACGAGGCGGCCGACCTGAGCGAGAAGGCCGCCGAGCTGGCCGAGGACCTGCCCGGGTACATCGAGGACGCCGAGGACGCCCGCGAGAAGCTCGACGAGCTGGACGAGGGCCTGGAGGAGCTGGCCGAGGGCGCCGGGGAGCTGCGCGACGGCCTGAAGGAGGCGTCCACCGCCTCCGGCGAGCTCGACGAGGGCCTGGGGCTGCTCAGCGAGGGCTCCGGCGAACTCCACGAGGGGCTGGGCGAGCTGTCCGAAGGCTCCGACGAGCTGGCCGGCGGGCTGGAGGACGGGGTCGGGGAGATCCCCACCTACAGCGACGCGGGCCGGGAGAACGCGGGCGACATGATGAGCGCCCCGGTCCGGCTGAGCAGCGAGATCGACAACGAGGCCCCCGACTACGGCACCGGGTTCGCGCCGTTCTTCGTCCCGCTGTCCCTGTGGGTGGGCGCGATGGTGGTGTTCATGGTGCTGCCGGCGCTGTCCACGCGCGCCCTGGCCTCCTCCGCCCCCTCCTGGCGGGTGGCGCTGGCCGGGCGGATCGCCCCGATGCTGCTGGGGTTCGGGCAGGTGGCCGTCATGATGGCGGCGCTGCACCTGCTGCTGGGGCTGCAGTCCTGGAACTGGCCGGTGCTCATCGCGTTCCTGCTGCTGACCGCCGCGGCGTTCGCCGCCACGGTCCAGTACCTGAACGTGCGGTTCGGCGCGGCCGGGCGGGTGGTGGCGCTGGCGCTGCTGGTGCTCCAGCTGACCTCGGCCGGCGGCACCTACCCGATCGAGACCAGCCCGTCGTTCTTCCAGGCGATCGGCCCCTACCTGCCGCTGCACTGGGGGGTGACCGCCCTGCGCAACCTGACGGGCGGCGGCGACCTGGACCTGGTCTGGCCCGCGTTCGGGGTCATGGCCCTGTGGCTCGTCGTGCCCCTGCTGCTGACCTGGATGACCGTGGACCGCAAGAGGGTGTGGACGATGAGCGCCCTGTACCCCTCCCTGAAGCTCTGAACAGGGCCGTGGGAGCGATGCCCGCGGCGGCGCCGGAGGAGTTCCGGTGCCGTTCGGGGGCAGAATGGACCGGATGAGTGTGAGCACCCCCGACCGACCCGTGAGCAACCGCCGCGAAGCCACCCGCAGGCGGCTGTTCGAGGCCGCCGTGACCCTGATCTCCGAGCAGGGGTACGGCGCCACCACCGTCGACGAGATCGCCGAGCGCGCGGGCGTGGCCAAGGGCACCGTCTACTACAACTTCGGCGGCAAGAGCGAGCTCTACACGGCGCTGATGGAATGGGGCATCACCCGGCTGGCCGACACCCTCAAGGAGGCGGCGCCCGACCCGGACGCCGACCCGGCCGAGGCGCTGACGGCGGTCCTGCGGGCCGGGGTGGAGTTCATCGGAGCGCACGAGGCCCTGGCCCGGCTGCTCATGGCCGAGGCCTGGCGGACCAACCGGACCTGGTACACCACGGTCCGCCAGATCCGCACGGAGGCGATCGGCGTCGTCACCGCGCGCCTGGACGCGCTGGCCGCCATCGGACGGCTCCGGCCGGACCTGGACACCGGGCTTGCGGGATCCGCACTGTTCGGCATGGTGGTGACGGTGGCCCTCGACTGGCGGACCCTCCAGCCGGACCGGCCGGCGGAGGAGGTCCACGCCACCCTGACCCGGATGGTCCACGGCCTCCTGGGGACGTCCGACTCCCCCGCAGACCCCTGAGAGGACGCCTGACATGGCCTCGCTGTACCCGCTGCTGCCCTTGCTGTCCGGGCTGGTCATCCTGGCGGTGGTCACCCGCGACACCCGGCTGGAGCTGCGCCTGATCCGCCACGGGGTGCGCGCCAAGGGGCGGGTCATCGGCTACCGCGAGACCTCGACGGCCTCGCGGATGGTCGTGCAGTTCCGCACCGAGGACGGCCGGGAGGTGCACGCCGAGCACGAGAACACGGGGTGGACGGCCTCGCGGGCGGGTGAGATCGTCACCGTCTCCTACGACCCCGAGACCCCGGAGCTGGCCCGCATCGTGTCGGCGCCCTGGCTGTCGCACTGGGTGCGCGGCATGTTCGCCGCCCTGGGCGCGATCCTGGTCGCCGCCGGGGTGCTGCTGGGCTACCTCGCCTGGGACCTCGACTGGGACCCGGGAAGCTAGGGCCTGTTCTTCGGGTGTTCTCCTGTGCTACCGGGGGGTTCGTGAGGCGCCCGGCGGGGTTCTGGAGGCCCCGGAGGAGCGGTCCGAGGAACGAGGACCGCGACGGAGGGGCCGAAGGTTCCCGCCCTCAGGGGGCGCCGAACAAGGTGGCCGGGCTGCGGCCGCAGGCCGTCCGTTGAGGGTGGTGGCGGGCGACGGGCGGGCCGAAGCGCAGCGGAGGTTCACAAGGACACGGCCCGGGCCGCGGCGGGTTCGCGGGGCTCGGAGTAGCGGACCAGGCGGGACGGCAGCGAGCCGTCGGTGATCGCCCGGGTGCGCACGCGGGTGCCGCACAGCAGGTCGGCCAGGCCGACCCGGTCCGGGCGGACCAGCGCCGAACTGGCGTGCACCACCACGACGGCGAGCGCGATCCACGGGTGGCCGAACGCGGTGAGCAGCGCCACCGGGGCGGTGAGCAGCGCGGTGCGCGCCAGCACCCGCGGGCGGGAGGCGGGGGCCGGGCGGGCGGGCTCGGTGAGCGCCAGCCGGACGGCGGCGCGGCCGGGGGTGCAGCGGTCCCGGCGCACCTGCGGCACGAACACCCCGAAGACGGCGGCGGTGCCCAGCAGCACGGCGGTGCGGACGTGCCCGTCGGGGTCGGAGCCGATCACGCCCACGGCGGTCATGGCGGCGGTCAGGGTGCCCGCCCCGTACCACCACAGGCCCAGGTCGAGCAGGGTGCCCAGGGTGCGGCGGGTGAGGTCGGGCGCGACCCGGTCGGGCACCGCGCCCGGCCAGCCGCGGGTGTCGCCCCAGGGCCACAGCGGCAGCAGGAACCGGGCGAGCAGCCAGCCGGCGGCGGTCCCCGCGGCGCCGAGCGCGACGAACAGCGGGGACGCCTCGGCGTAGGCGCAGGGGTACACGCCCAGCAGGCCGGTGCCGCGGACGGCGTCGGCGGCCAGGGCCAGGCCCGTCCCCAGCAGCAGGGTGACGACCGGGCCGCGGCGGAAGCGGTCGCGGGCCAGCCAGCCGACGGGCAGGAAGAGCGCGAAGGCCAGGACCGGTCCGTACCGCTCGGCGGCCCCCTGTCCCGCCCCGGGCGAGCACAGCCCGTCGACGGCGGCGGGCAGCGGCCAGACGGCGTAGGCGGCCAGGGCCAGGCCGGCCGCCAGCGCGGCGAGGCTGGCGCGGCCGGGGCGGCCGTACAGCCGGCCGTAGCGCCGGTGCTGTCCGCGCAGGTAGAGGGCGGCGGCGAGGAGGACGAGCAGGGGAACGGCGACGACGGCCACGTCCACGGCCCCCTGCCCGGTGCCGAACGGTCGGATCACGCGCACTGCCCTCCCTGCTCCCTGTCCAGGGCGCAACGGTAGTACGCCGGGCGACTCTCCGGGTGTCGAACGCCGCTTTGAACCGATATGGTCGCTTTCGAACGTCGTCACACGGAGCACTTCTTGCACTTCGCTCCGCAATATGTGACATTCGCCCTATAGGCCCCCAGGGGCCGCCCACCCCAATAGTCCCGACCCTCCAGGCGGACGTTCCGCCTCGTCATGGCAGACTGCCTCCACCACCCGGATATTTCGTCGTTTCTCTGCCGAGATACGATCCCCGACGCCGAAATGCCGCGTTTGTGGTTACCCTGCGGTAGGTCCCGTGTCGCGACACCCCCGAGCGCACGCGGCCCGCAGGGCGGGCGACCCCCTCAAGGGCCCGCGGTGTCGAGGACCGGGCACCGGTCGGGACGGCGCCCCTGATACCGCACCCCGAGAAGACTTTCGACGCGGATCGACAGGAGAACCGTGCAGGCAGTACCCCCGAGACGCGGGCGGACGATCGCGTCCCGCATCCGCGCAATGGTCACGATCCCCACGGCGGCCCTGCTCGCCCTGTGGCTGATCCTCACCCTGGTGTTGGCCTTCGACGCCGGGCTGAAGCTGATCCGGGCCTCGGCGACCGACGACATGGTCACCCCGGCCGCCGTGGGCCTGGTCGACGCCATGCGCGAGCGCGCGCGCAGCATCGCCTACATCGAGCACTCCGACGACCCGGAGCTGGCCGCCGAGCTGGCCGAGGCCCGGGAGAGCACGGACGCCTCGCTCGGTGTGGTCATCGGCGACCTCATCGGGTTCGTCGACCTGGCCCCCGGCGAGGCCGGACACCACATCACCATGCTCCACGAGGAGTACGGGCGGATCGACGAGATCCGGGCGGGCGTGGACGACGGCTCCCTCTCCCGCGACGAGGTCCTGGAGTACTACAACGAGTTGGTCCTGCACGGTGCCGACACGTTCGACAGCCAGGGCCGCACCGGCAACGAGCTGGAGTCCGTCAACCCCGGTTTCAGCGCGGTCTACATGTTCCGCACCGTCGACCTGTTCGCCCGCGCCGACGCCCAGCTCGCGCAGGGCTTCGCCGACGACGAGCTCACCTGGGAGGACCAGCTCGCCTTCGCCGAGCTCGTCAGCTCCTACCGCCACCTGCTGGATGCCAACGGCCCCTACATCTCGGGCCCCGGACAGGCCGAGCGGCTCGAAGCGGTGCTGGACAGCCCCGAGTTCGCGCGGCTCACCGAGATGGAGGCGCGGATCATCGAGCGGCGGATCGAGACCGAGTCCGTCACCGACCCGGTCACCCTCGCCGTCACCGACGTCGAGGACCTGTCCATGCCGGTGAACCGCGACGAGTGGGCCGCCGACCACGCGTACGTGCTGGGCGAGCTCACCGAGATCGGCGCGGACGAGGCGTTCTACGCCGCCGACGTCACCCGGGAGCAGGCCCACCGGGCCGTGTTCGTCGCCGTCGGCGGCAGCCTGGGCGTCGCCGCCGTCTTCAGCGTCGCCTTCCTGCTGGCCCGCCGCTCCTCCCGGTCGCTCACCGGCCGCCTGCTGCGCCTGCGCAACGACGCCAACGACCTGGCCGAGCAGCGCCTGCCCGAGCTCATGGACCGGCTGCACCGAGGCGAGCGGGTGGACACCGACGCGATGCTGCCGCTCATGGCGACCAGCGACGACGAGATCGGCGACGTGGCCCGCGCGTTCAACACCGCCCAGCGGGCCGCGGTCGACGAGGCCGTCCAGCAGACGGAGCTGCGCCAGGGCATCAACCGGGTGTTCCTCAACATCGCCCACCGCAGCCAGACCCTGGTCCACCGCCAGCTGCGCCTCCTGGACAAGATGGAGCGCGAGCAGGAGGACCCCGAGCAGCTCGCCCAGCTGTTCAAGCTCGACCACCTGGCCACCCGCTCCCGCCGCAACGCCGAGAACCTGCTGATCCTCGGCGGCGAGGCCCCCGGGCGGACCTGGCACCGGCCGATGCCGCTCATCGATGTGCTGCGCGGCGCCATCTCCGAGTCCGGTGACTACACCCGGGTCAAGCGCGAGCGGATCGCCCGCGTGCACCTCAACGGCCCGGCCGTCGCCGACGTCATCCACCTGGTCGCCGAGCTGGTCGACAACGCCGCCATGTTCTCGCCCCCGCACACCCAGGTGCGCCTGAGCAGCGACGACGTGCCCAACGGTGTGACGATCGAGATCGAGGACCGCGGCCTGGGCATGACCGAGGAGGAGCTGGCCTCCGCCAACCGGCTGCTGGCCGACCCGCCCGAGTTCGACGTCATGCGCCTCAACGAGAAGATGCGCCTGGGCCTGTTCGTGGTGTCCCGCCTGGCGCACCGGCACGGCATCAAGGTGCACCTGCGCCCGTCGCCGTACGGCGGCGTGCAGGCGATCGTCCTGCTGCCGCACGAGATCATCACCGGCGAGCGCTCCTCGCTGCCCGCCTCCGAGGAGCAGGACGGCGACATCTGGGAGGTGCGCGAGATCATCGACCACGCCCCCGGCCGCGCCCTGGAGTCCGGTCCCACCCCGGTCCTGGCCCCGGTGCCCGCGGACGCGGGGACCCCGGCCGCCGACGCGGCGGAGGACTCGCGGGCCGGTGACGCCCCGTCCGCCGGCGCGGAGTCCGGGGACGGCGCGACCGCCGGCGCCGAGGCGCCCCCCGCCACCGCCGGCACCGACGTCCTCGACGGTGTCGACGTCCTCGCCGGGGACCCCGGCCCCCGGCCGCCCCTGCCCACCCGCCGGCCCGCCATCAGCGCGGTCCCCGGTCCCGGGCCAGCCGCGCCGGAGCGGGTCGAGGCGGGCGGCGGACGGCCCTCCCTCCCCAAACGCCGTCCCCAGGAGAACCTGGCCCCGCAACTGGCCGCCGACCCCGAGCCCTCTGCTCGGAACGGTGACGCGGCGGGGGCCCCGGCCCCCGGCGCGGGCGGCGTCGACGGCGCCGAGCGGCTGGCGCGCCTGCGCCGGAACATGACCGCGTTCCAGAAGGGGACCGATCGCGGTCGGCGCGAAGGCAAGCAGCAGACCCACGAGACCGACAAGGACGACTGACAGTGACGAGTACTCCCGAACGCATCGAGCGCGAAGGCTCGGGCAAGAAGGACATCGACTGGCTGCTGGACGAGTTGCTCGAGCGCGCGGTGGGCTCCCGGCACGCCATCGTCCTCTCCGCGGACGGCCTGCTGATCGGCCGCTCGCGCGAGCTGGCCAAGGAGGACGCCGAGCACCTGTCGGCGGTCGCCTCCGCCTTCCAGAGCCTGGCCCGGGGCACGGGCCGGCACTTCGACGGCGGCGATGTGCTCCAGACCGTGGTCGAGATGGAGCGCGCCTACCTCTTCGTCACCGGCGCGGGCCGGGGCGCCTGCCTGGCGGTCCTGGCCGAGGAGAGCGCCGACGTGGGCCTCATCGCCTACGAGATGAACGTCCTGGTCGAGCAGGTGGGCCGCTACCTCGACGCGGCACCCCGCCATGAGGGAGCGACCGGAGAAGCCACGCGATAGGGGGCGGCCATGCAAGCGCACGACGCATTCGATCCGGGCACGGATCCCCACGGCCCGCCGCACCGCGACGCGGTCGGCGGGTACGGGGACGCGGAGCCGGGCGGACCGGACGGCCCGGAGGCCGGGCCGCTGGTCCGTCCGTACGTGATCGCCCAGGGGCGCGACCACGCCGACACGGTCAAGCTGGACATGATCAGCGTGGTCATCGCGGCCAAGCGGGCCGAGGTCGACGAGATGGCCCTGGAGCCCGAGCAGATCCGGATCCTGGAGCTGTGCCGCCGCCCCCTGTCGGTCGCCGAGCTGTCGGCCCACCTGGACATCCCGGTGGCCGTCGTGAAGGTCCTGCTCAGCGACCTCCTCAACCGCGGGCTCGCCCTGGCCCGCGCCCCCTACACAGCGAAGAGCCCGGTCAGCCGGGACGTACTCCAGGCGGTTCTCGATGGCATCCAGCGACTCTGACCTCTCCCGGGACATCGTTCCGTCCGCACTGAAGATCCTGGTCGCGGGCGGCTTCGGGGCCGGCAAGACCACCCTGGTGGGCTCGGTGAGCGAGATCGCCCCGCTCAGCACCGAGGAGGTGATGACCGAGGCCAGCTACGGCGTGGACGACCTGTCGGGCGTGGAGTCCAAGACGACCACGACGGTGGCGCTGGACTTCGGCCGCATCACCATCAGCCCCAGCCTGGTGCTGTACCTGTTCGGCACGCCCGGCCAGGAGCGCTTCTGGTTCATGTGGGAGGAGCTGTCGGAGGGCGCCCTGGGCGCCATCGTCATCGCCGACACGCGCCGCCTGGAGACCTGCTTCGCCGCGGTGGACTTCTTCGAGCGGCGGGGGGTGCCGTTCGTCGTCGCGGTGAACTGCTTCGACGGCGCGCACCAGTACGAGGCGGAGGAGGTGCGGGCGGCGCTGACCCTGGACCCGGCGATCCCGGTGGTCCTGTGCGACGCGCGCGTGCGCTCCTCGGCCAAGCAGGTCCTGCTCACCCTGGTCACCCGGGTCGCCGAGCGCATGGCCGCCTGAGCCGGGGCGCACCGCTCTTCTCGGGGCGGGCGGGTCGCGGACCCGCCCGCCCCGCGTGTTGCGCGGGCCCGTACGGGGGGTTACGAACCGGACACGGTTAGGGTTCGGCGGAGTGGCCACTGGGCCCGGAGTCCTTGTACAAAAGGACATTCCGGGTAAAGTGCGCTCCGTGGCACGTCACGGATGTGCCCCGCCCCGCCGACCATGGACCCGTCACGGGCGGGCCCGCAGAGGTGACTGGAGTTGACTCCCCCATGAAGCGGTTCGAGTGGCGCGACCGGATCCACGCCCTGGACGCCGAGGCAGACTGCGAGGAGATCGTGCGCATCCTGGCGACGCACGAGTTCCCGTGGGACATCGAGCAGGCGCTCGGCCTGGCCCTGTACCGGACCTACGCGGTGCCGAGCGTCGGGGAGCTGCTGGCGCACACACAGGAGTTCACCGAGCGCACCCAGCACCGCTACGACGACACCGCGCTCATCCTCAACGACATCATGGAGCACGGGTTCGGCCCGGGGCGGGGACGCGACGCCCTGCGGCGGATGAACCAGATGCACCGGTCCTACGACATCTCCAACGACGACTACCGCTACGTCCTGAGCACCTTCGTCGTCATGCCGGTGCGCTGGCTCAACGACTACGGGTACGGCTGGCGCCGGCTGTCCGACCACGAGATCGCCGCGAGCACCAACTACTACCGCAGGCTCGGCAGGCACATGGGGATCAAGGACATCCCCGGGACCTACGCGGAGTTCCACGAGCTGTTCGACTCCTACGAGAAGGAGCACTTCGCCTACACCGAGGGCGGCCGGGCCGTCTCCGACGCCACCCTCGGGCTGATGGTGGACTTCTACCCGGCCTGGCAGCGCCCGCTGGTGCGCCCCTTCACCAAGGCGCTGCTGGACGACCGCCTCATCACCGCGTTCCGCTACCCCGAGCCGTCCGCCGCCTGGCG is a window of Nocardiopsis changdeensis DNA encoding:
- a CDS encoding oxygenase MpaB family protein is translated as MKRFEWRDRIHALDAEADCEEIVRILATHEFPWDIEQALGLALYRTYAVPSVGELLAHTQEFTERTQHRYDDTALILNDIMEHGFGPGRGRDALRRMNQMHRSYDISNDDYRYVLSTFVVMPVRWLNDYGYGWRRLSDHEIAASTNYYRRLGRHMGIKDIPGTYAEFHELFDSYEKEHFAYTEGGRAVSDATLGLMVDFYPAWQRPLVRPFTKALLDDRLITAFRYPEPSAAWRSLAAGALRLRARAVRFMPPRTEPRWARQSPNVRGYPGGYDPSRIGTFPQGCPVPHGMATVEVPATGARVPADGQALAPEGATPAETPEATGTD
- a CDS encoding DUF742 domain-containing protein, translated to MQAHDAFDPGTDPHGPPHRDAVGGYGDAEPGGPDGPEAGPLVRPYVIAQGRDHADTVKLDMISVVIAAKRAEVDEMALEPEQIRILELCRRPLSVAELSAHLDIPVAVVKVLLSDLLNRGLALARAPYTAKSPVSRDVLQAVLDGIQRL
- a CDS encoding roadblock/LC7 domain-containing protein, whose amino-acid sequence is MTSTPERIEREGSGKKDIDWLLDELLERAVGSRHAIVLSADGLLIGRSRELAKEDAEHLSAVASAFQSLARGTGRHFDGGDVLQTVVEMERAYLFVTGAGRGACLAVLAEESADVGLIAYEMNVLVEQVGRYLDAAPRHEGATGEATR
- a CDS encoding sensor histidine kinase, yielding MVTIPTAALLALWLILTLVLAFDAGLKLIRASATDDMVTPAAVGLVDAMRERARSIAYIEHSDDPELAAELAEARESTDASLGVVIGDLIGFVDLAPGEAGHHITMLHEEYGRIDEIRAGVDDGSLSRDEVLEYYNELVLHGADTFDSQGRTGNELESVNPGFSAVYMFRTVDLFARADAQLAQGFADDELTWEDQLAFAELVSSYRHLLDANGPYISGPGQAERLEAVLDSPEFARLTEMEARIIERRIETESVTDPVTLAVTDVEDLSMPVNRDEWAADHAYVLGELTEIGADEAFYAADVTREQAHRAVFVAVGGSLGVAAVFSVAFLLARRSSRSLTGRLLRLRNDANDLAEQRLPELMDRLHRGERVDTDAMLPLMATSDDEIGDVARAFNTAQRAAVDEAVQQTELRQGINRVFLNIAHRSQTLVHRQLRLLDKMEREQEDPEQLAQLFKLDHLATRSRRNAENLLILGGEAPGRTWHRPMPLIDVLRGAISESGDYTRVKRERIARVHLNGPAVADVIHLVAELVDNAAMFSPPHTQVRLSSDDVPNGVTIEIEDRGLGMTEEELASANRLLADPPEFDVMRLNEKMRLGLFVVSRLAHRHGIKVHLRPSPYGGVQAIVLLPHEIITGERSSLPASEEQDGDIWEVREIIDHAPGRALESGPTPVLAPVPADAGTPAADAAEDSRAGDAPSAGAESGDGATAGAEAPPATAGTDVLDGVDVLAGDPGPRPPLPTRRPAISAVPGPGPAAPERVEAGGGRPSLPKRRPQENLAPQLAADPEPSARNGDAAGAPAPGAGGVDGAERLARLRRNMTAFQKGTDRGRREGKQQTHETDKDD
- a CDS encoding GTP-binding protein, giving the protein MASSDSDLSRDIVPSALKILVAGGFGAGKTTLVGSVSEIAPLSTEEVMTEASYGVDDLSGVESKTTTTVALDFGRITISPSLVLYLFGTPGQERFWFMWEELSEGALGAIVIADTRRLETCFAAVDFFERRGVPFVVAVNCFDGAHQYEAEEVRAALTLDPAIPVVLCDARVRSSAKQVLLTLVTRVAERMAA